A portion of the Apis mellifera strain DH4 linkage group LG6, Amel_HAv3.1, whole genome shotgun sequence genome contains these proteins:
- the LOC725173 gene encoding G patch domain-containing protein 11, whose protein sequence is MSDAEDYMSDKFLQGSEKSTSSSLIYRHADKRKFELLKKKKQIEAKLDEKNSLKHIEEENREAGLSSAITSSNKGYEMIMKMGYKPGHGIGKTESGRTEPINLDIKLDRQGLGKQNERKGRKNKNNIFNDKLDNKSMKDFRDRIAQKRKEQLLKTDLYKSQKICQKLDMQQEIIKPKEIWFWLPQDDENSDSEKDDDFFPINEKLEILTKYLREKYFYCIWCGVAFLDEKDLVDNCPGNERNDH, encoded by the exons atgtcagATGCAGAAGATTATATGtcagataaatttttacaaggaAGTGAAAAATCTACTTCATCCAGTCTTATATATAGACATgcagataaaagaaaatttgaacttttaaaaaaaaaaaagcaaattgaAGCAAaattagatgaaaaaaattctttaaaacatattgaagaagaaaatagagaagCAGGTTTATCTTCTGCAATTACAAGTTCTAATAAag GTTATGAAATGATTATGAAAATGGGATATAAACCTGGTCATGGCATAGGTAAAACAGAATCAGGAAGAACTGAACCAATTAACCTTGACATTAAATTAGATAGACAAGGTTTAGGAAAACAAAatgagagaaaaggaagaaaaaataaaaataatatatttaatgataaattagataataagaGTATGAAAGATTTTCGAGATAGAATTGcacaaaaaaggaaagaacaattgttaaaaacagatttatataaaagccaaaaaatatgtcaaaaattagatatgcaacaagaaataataaaacctAAAGAAATATGGTTTTGGTTGCCTCAAGATGATGAAAATAGCGATAGTGAAAAAGATGATGATTTCTTCCctattaatgaaaaacttgaaattttaacaaaatatttaagagaaaagtatttttattgtatatggTGTGGAGTAGCATTTCTGGATGAAAAAGATTTAGTAGATAATTGTCcaggaaatgaaagaaatgatcattaa
- the Pburs gene encoding partner of bursicon precursor, with the protein MKENFSIMFIHSIFLILIIFIYSNETIAQVTDDENCETLQSEVHITKDEYDEIGRLKRTCSGDISVTKCEGFCNSQVQPSVASTTGFSKECYCCRESYLKERHITLHHCYDADGIKLMNEENGVMEIKIREPVECKCIKCGDISQ; encoded by the exons atgaaagaAAACTTCAGTATTATGTTcatacattcaatttttttgatattaattatattcatatatagtaATGAAACAATTGCTCAAGTAACAGATGATGAGAATTGTGAAACATTACAATCAGAAGTACATATTACAAaag atgaaTATGATGAAATAGGTCGATTAAAAAGAACATGTAGTGGAGATATATCTGTTACAAAATGTGAAGGATTTTGTAATTCACAGGTACAACCAAGTGTAGCAAGTACAACAGGATTTTCaaag gaATGTTATTGCTGCCgtgaaagttatttaaaagaaagacaTATTACATTACATCATTGTTATGATGCAGatggtataaaattaatgaatgaagAAAATGGAGTAATGGAAATCAAAATACGTGAACCAGTAGAatgtaaatgtattaaatgtgGTGATATAtcccaataa
- the Burs gene encoding bursicon precursor, with amino-acid sequence MLLYHIVGASVLICLLNETAKAIIGVDECQATPVIHFLQYPGCVPKPIPSYACRGRCSSYLQVSGSKIWQMERSCMCCQESGEREASVSLFCPRAKPGEKKFRKVITKAPLECMCRPCTSVEEYAIIPQEIAGFADEGPFTTSAHFRRSSDLQ; translated from the exons ATGTTGCTCTATCATATtg TAGGTGCCAGTGTATTAATATGCTTGCTAAATGAAACAGCGAAAGCAATTATAGGTGTTGATGAATGTCAAGCAACTCCAGTTATCCACTTTTTACAATATCCTGGATGTGTTCCAAAACCAATTCCCAGTTATGCATGTAGAGGACGTTGCAGCAGTTACCTACAG GTGTCTGGATCAAAAATTTGGCAAATGGAAAGAAGCTGCATGTGTTGTCAAGAAAGCGGCGAAAGAGAGGCCAGTGTATCACTATTTTGTCCGAGAGCCAAACCaggcgaaaaaaaattccgaaAG GTAATTACCAAAGCACCTTTAGAATGTATGTGCAGACCGTGCACAAGTGTAGAAGAATATGCTATTATCCCACAAGAGATTGCTGGATTTGCCGATGAAGGTCCGTTTACGACCTCAGCACACTTCAGACGATCTTCCgatttgcaataa
- the Burs gene encoding bursicon isoform X1 — MLLYHIDSITYYVVGASVLICLLNETAKAIIGVDECQATPVIHFLQYPGCVPKPIPSYACRGRCSSYLQVSGSKIWQMERSCMCCQESGEREASVSLFCPRAKPGEKKFRKVITKAPLECMCRPCTSVEEYAIIPQEIAGFADEGPFTTSAHFRRSSDLQ; from the exons ATGTTGCTCTATCATATtg attctattacttACTATGTAGTAGGTGCCAGTGTATTAATATGCTTGCTAAATGAAACAGCGAAAGCAATTATAGGTGTTGATGAATGTCAAGCAACTCCAGTTATCCACTTTTTACAATATCCTGGATGTGTTCCAAAACCAATTCCCAGTTATGCATGTAGAGGACGTTGCAGCAGTTACCTACAG GTGTCTGGATCAAAAATTTGGCAAATGGAAAGAAGCTGCATGTGTTGTCAAGAAAGCGGCGAAAGAGAGGCCAGTGTATCACTATTTTGTCCGAGAGCCAAACCaggcgaaaaaaaattccgaaAG GTAATTACCAAAGCACCTTTAGAATGTATGTGCAGACCGTGCACAAGTGTAGAAGAATATGCTATTATCCCACAAGAGATTGCTGGATTTGCCGATGAAGGTCCGTTTACGACCTCAGCACACTTCAGACGATCTTCCgatttgcaataa
- the LOC413046 gene encoding sarcolemmal membrane-associated protein: MVVASGEWVQNASFPASQNSNLKINSVQNNKMTAKGILICRDNSHPFEERTLILDQPVKIGRSVARARATPNNAIFDCKVLSRNHALLWYSGGKFFLQDTRSSNGTFVNNQRLSAASLESAPKEVCSGDIVQFGVDVIESTKKVRHGCIVATLKLYLPDGKEAKASHSTAVTSPFNNVSLEDVYKLNQVMQEASRREKALYSKLAYLQQLVANTRKAANQSWKALITEDRLLSWVESMENQLAVYSKNYTEDKIRNELVALQEEKIQYQNAAKEALQKVLQEKLEVTQRLVQLEGRLNETEEECQSLHNVAKYTQTELQELCSKYTEAQKKLQETTNKLKESEEKIKDIVQNTEQEKQELLKRLEDQSRIEKNLQARLRDSRLDSVNIYKQITALRNYMQILQDMNSKLVTSDIIDLKDEENPIEAINIILNKLNSIHVDNIDIDAETNFYSLKDEHDNQINSQDIDSNQLKNSDDSFSKEQMDDSLSNNDNSTEYILPPPSRKTLVNGNVNIDNTDTNSEPDVNSDITDDACSITNFDTSEISVFEIQKEEPLYAREEFFVPYKMEVRFICEENSKQLETSNFSQSVQKIKENEETEINIDTTNNIKIVSNEPFVEIDQLEKKDETDKDSNDLDEQYEEHLEGDYVKTLKPLSKNDTTEHGIHTREYILQTLIGSLDSLRIEDNFESQQIIKKELENLKDWLICEPHEEIVEKLKEIYYRAKNEAQRIEELHEELVILKEKYNAFTEEKAELSKKYTTLKAQCGDLLNTTYTVPIHYVAPIAIMLIWMLLEKIF, translated from the coding sequence ATGGTTGTAGCCAGTGGTGAGTGGGTACAAAATGCCAGTTTTCCTGCCAGTCAGAATTCCAacctgaaaataaattctgtgcaaaataacaaaatgacaGCAAAAGGAATCTTAATTTGTCGTGATAATTCTCATCCTTTTGAAGAGCGTACATTAATATTGGACCAACCTGTTAAAATTGGCCGTTCTGTAGCGAGAGCTAGAGCTACTCcaaataatgcaatttttgaTTGTAAAGTATTATCGAGAAATCATGCATTATTATGGTATTCAGgtggaaagttttttttacaagatacACGTAGTAGTAATGGAACATTTGTTAATAATCAAAGACTCAGTGCAGCTAGTTTAGAATCAGCACCAAAAGAAGTATGTTCAGGTGACATAGTGCAATTTGGAGTAGATGTAATAGAAAGTACAAAAAAAGTTAGGCATGGATGTATAGTtgcaacattaaaattatatttaccagATGGAAAAGAAGCTAAAGCTAGTCATAGCACAGCTGTTACATCAccatttaataatgtttcctTGGAAGATGTATATAAACTAAATCAAGTTATGCAAGAAGCTTCAAGACGTGAAAAAGCACTTTATTCTAAGTTAGCATATCTTCAACAACTTGTAGCAAATACTCGAAAAGCTGCCAATCAATCTTGGAAAGCATTGATAACAGAAGATCGGTTATTGTCTTGGGTGGAAAGTATGGAAAATCAATTGGCagtttattctaaaaattatacagaagataaaattagaaatgaattaGTAGCActtcaagaagaaaaaatacaatatcaaaATGCAGCAAAAGAGGCATTACAAAAAgtattacaagaaaaattggaagtaACTCAAAGATTAGTTCAATTAGAAGGACGTTTAAATGAAACAGAAGAAGAATGTCAAAGTCTTCATAATGTAGCAAAATATACGCAAACAGAGCTTCAAGAATTATGTAGTAAATATACTGAAgcacaaaaaaaattacaagaaactacaaataaattgaaagagagtgaagaaaaaataaaagatatagtaCAAAATACAGAACAAGAAAAACAAGAACTTTTAAAGAGACTTGAAGATCAATCtagaattgagaaaaatttgcaGGCAAGATTACGTGATTCTCGGTTAGAttctgttaatatttataagcagATCACTGCCCTCAGAAATTATATGCAAATTCTGCAGGATATGAATTCAAAGTTAGTAACAAgtgatattatagatttaaaggATGAAGAAAATCCTATTGAGGctatcaatattattcttaataaattaaattccattcATGTTGACAATATAGATATTGATGCAGAGACtaacttttattctttaaaagatgaacatgataatcaaattaattcacAAGATATTGATTCAAATCAGTTGAAAAATTCTgatgattctttttcaaaagaacAGATGGATGATTCATTgtctaataatgataattcaacagaatatattttaccaCCACCTTCACGAAAAACTTTAGTTAATGGGAatgtaaatatagataatacagATACAAATTCAGAACCAGATGTTAATTCAGATATAACTGATGATGCATGTAGTATTACCAATTTTGATACAAGTGAAATATctgtttttgaaattcaaaaagagGAACCTTTATATgcaagagaagaattttttgttcCTTACAAAATGGAAGTTAGATTTATATGTGAAGAAAATAGTAAACAATTAGAAActtctaatttttctcaatctgttcaaaaaataaaggaaaatgaagaaacagaaattaatattgacactacaaataacattaaaattgtttcaaatgaaCCTTTTGTGGAAATTGATCAACTGGAAAAGAAGGATGAAACAGATAAAGATAGCAATGACTTAGATGAACAATATGAAGAACATTTAGAAGGAGATTATGTTAAAACCTTAAAGCCATTATCCAAAAATGATACTACAGAACATGGTATACATACCagagaatatatattgcaaactTTGATAGGATCTTTAGACTCATTAAgaattgaagataattttgaatcaCAACAAATCATTaagaaagaattagaaaatctCAAGGATTGGTTAATTTGTGAACCTCATGaagaaattgtagaaaaactgaaagaaatatattatcgtgCCAAGAATGAAGCTCAGAGAATTGAAGAACTTCATGAAGAATTAGttattttaaaggaaaaatacaATGCGTTTACTGAAGAAAAGGCAGAACtctcgaaaaaatatacaactcTTAAAGCACAATGTGGTGACTTGTTAAATACAACTTACACTGTACCAATACATTATGTAGCACCTATTGCAATTATGTTAATATGGATGTTGcttgaaaagatattttaa